One window of the Fusobacterium perfoetens genome contains the following:
- the secA gene encoding preprotein translocase subunit SecA: protein MGLLKAIFGTKNDREVKRMRKTVEKINALEPEYEKLSDEELRGKTDEFKKRLAAGETLDDLLVEAFAVVREGSKRVLRMRHYDVQLIGGIVLHEGKITEMKTGEGKTLVATTAIYLNALTGKGVHVITVNDYLAQRDREQMGQLYSFLGLTSGVIINGLDNDLRKAAYQADITYGTNSEFGFDYLRDNMVPRLEDKVQRELNFCIVDEVDSILIDEARTPLIISGAAANTAKLYQTFFQIATMLERSRETEKITDIKKKKEMNFPEEMWKDYEVDEKGKNVTLTEKGVKKVEKMLGLDNLYSPNNIELTHYLMQSLKAKELFVKDKDYLVRENEVVIIDEFTGRALEGRRYSDGLHQAIEAKEGVKIASENQTLASITLQNYFRMYKKLSGMTGTAETEAAEFMHIYGLEVVIIPTNKPVIRKDNGDIIYKTKEEKIDAIVEKIKELHDKGQPVLVGTITIQGSELLSNRLKEMNIPHNVLNAKFHAQEAEIVAQAGRYKAVTIATNMAGRGTDIMLGGNPDFMAKSEVPVSDERYSEILNKYIAQCETEKEKVKALGGLYILGTERHESRRIDNQLRGRSGRQGDPGESQFYLSLEDDLMKLFGSDRVKTVMEKLGIPKGEPIAHKMISKAIENAQKKVESRNFGIRKSLLEFDDVMNKQREAIYASRNEALSKTDLKDTITEMLRGTIQSAVIERFVGEFKDEWDIKGLSEFLEEHYGYEIKDFEEYKSYGIEEYADKLFEEIEAKYQERENEIGSDLMREIEKYVLFEVVDNRWREHLKALDGLREGIYLRSYGQKDPVIEYKLLSGELYGRMLETIKMETTSYMFKVVVKTKEQMEAEAVAGGDENPEGPCPCGSGKPYNKCCGR from the coding sequence ATGGGTTTATTAAAAGCAATCTTTGGAACAAAAAATGACAGAGAAGTAAAGAGAATGAGAAAAACTGTTGAAAAAATCAACGCTCTTGAACCTGAATATGAAAAACTTTCTGACGAAGAACTTAGAGGAAAAACTGATGAGTTCAAAAAAAGACTTGCAGCAGGAGAAACTCTTGATGATCTTCTTGTTGAAGCCTTTGCTGTTGTAAGAGAAGGTTCAAAAAGAGTTCTTAGAATGAGACATTATGATGTACAGCTTATTGGAGGAATTGTACTTCACGAGGGAAAAATAACAGAAATGAAAACAGGGGAAGGAAAAACTCTTGTTGCCACTACTGCAATTTACTTAAATGCTCTTACAGGAAAAGGAGTTCATGTAATCACAGTAAACGATTATCTTGCTCAAAGAGATAGAGAGCAAATGGGACAATTATATTCTTTCCTAGGTCTTACTTCTGGAGTTATTATTAACGGACTTGATAATGACTTAAGAAAAGCAGCTTATCAGGCTGATATAACTTACGGAACAAACTCTGAGTTTGGTTTTGATTATCTAAGAGATAATATGGTACCAAGACTTGAAGACAAAGTTCAAAGAGAACTAAACTTCTGTATTGTTGACGAAGTTGATTCAATTCTTATTGACGAAGCAAGAACACCTCTTATTATTTCAGGTGCTGCTGCAAATACTGCAAAACTTTATCAGACTTTCTTCCAAATAGCAACAATGCTTGAAAGAAGTAGAGAAACTGAAAAAATAACTGATATTAAAAAGAAAAAAGAAATGAATTTCCCTGAAGAAATGTGGAAAGACTACGAAGTTGATGAAAAGGGAAAAAATGTTACTCTTACTGAAAAAGGTGTTAAAAAAGTTGAAAAAATGCTTGGACTTGATAACCTTTACTCACCAAATAATATTGAACTTACACACTATTTAATGCAATCTTTAAAAGCAAAAGAACTTTTTGTTAAAGATAAAGATTATCTTGTAAGAGAAAATGAAGTAGTTATAATAGATGAATTTACTGGAAGAGCACTTGAAGGAAGAAGATATTCTGACGGCCTTCATCAAGCTATTGAAGCAAAAGAAGGAGTTAAAATAGCAAGTGAAAACCAAACTCTTGCGTCAATAACTCTTCAAAACTATTTTAGAATGTATAAAAAACTTTCTGGAATGACTGGTACTGCTGAAACTGAAGCTGCTGAATTTATGCATATCTATGGTCTTGAAGTTGTTATTATCCCAACAAACAAACCTGTTATAAGAAAAGACAACGGAGATATTATTTATAAAACAAAAGAAGAAAAAATAGATGCTATCGTTGAAAAAATAAAAGAACTTCACGACAAAGGACAGCCTGTGCTTGTAGGTACAATTACAATTCAAGGTTCTGAACTTCTTTCTAATAGATTAAAAGAAATGAACATTCCTCACAATGTTCTTAATGCTAAATTCCATGCTCAAGAAGCTGAAATTGTTGCTCAGGCAGGAAGATATAAAGCTGTAACAATAGCTACAAATATGGCAGGTAGAGGAACTGACATTATGCTTGGAGGAAATCCAGACTTTATGGCAAAAAGTGAAGTTCCTGTTTCAGATGAAAGATACAGTGAAATCTTAAATAAATACATTGCTCAATGTGAAACTGAAAAAGAAAAAGTTAAAGCTCTTGGAGGACTTTATATTCTTGGTACTGAAAGACATGAATCAAGAAGAATAGATAATCAGTTAAGAGGAAGATCAGGAAGACAAGGAGATCCTGGAGAATCTCAATTCTACCTTTCTCTTGAAGATGATCTTATGAAACTTTTCGGTTCTGACAGAGTAAAAACTGTTATGGAAAAACTTGGTATCCCTAAAGGAGAACCTATCGCTCATAAAATGATAAGCAAAGCTATTGAAAATGCTCAGAAAAAAGTTGAATCAAGAAACTTTGGAATCAGAAAATCTCTTCTTGAATTTGACGATGTTATGAATAAACAAAGAGAAGCAATTTATGCAAGCAGAAATGAAGCTCTTTCTAAAACTGATTTAAAAGACACTATTACAGAAATGCTTAGAGGAACTATTCAGTCTGCTGTTATTGAAAGATTTGTTGGAGAATTTAAAGACGAATGGGATATCAAAGGACTTTCTGAATTCCTTGAAGAACATTATGGATATGAAATCAAAGATTTTGAAGAATATAAATCTTATGGTATTGAAGAATATGCAGATAAGTTATTTGAAGAAATAGAAGCTAAATATCAGGAAAGAGAAAATGAAATTGGTTCAGACCTGATGAGAGAAATAGAAAAATATGTTCTGTTTGAAGTAGTTGATAACAGATGGAGAGAGCACTTAAAAGCTCTTGACGGTTTAAGAGAAGGAATCTATCTGAGATCTTATGGTCAGAAAGATCCTGTAATTGAATACAAACTTCTTTCAGGGGAGCTTTATGGAAGAATGCTTGAAACTATTAAAATGGAAACAACATCATATATGTTTAAAGTTGTTGTAAAAACAAAAGAACAAATGGAAGCAGAAGCTGTTGCAGGAGGAGATGAAAATCCTGAAGGACCTTGTCCTTGCGGAAGCGGAAAGCCATATAATAAGTGTTGTGGAAGATAA
- a CDS encoding flavodoxin, protein MEKIGIFYGSNTGKTAAIAEEIEFNLRKDNYETINVADGIDKIEEFKNLILLTPTYGVGEVQEDWAAVMPQLEKIDFTGKKVAVAGLGNQFAFGESFVGGMRVLYDVVIKNGGEVIGFTSNEGYRYEESNAVIGDQFVGLAIDENNQDDETPERVMNWISELKKNFY, encoded by the coding sequence ATGGAAAAAATAGGAATATTTTACGGTTCAAACACAGGTAAAACAGCAGCAATTGCTGAAGAAATAGAATTCAATCTTAGAAAAGATAATTATGAAACTATAAATGTAGCTGATGGTATTGATAAGATAGAGGAATTTAAAAATCTTATACTTTTAACACCTACTTATGGTGTGGGAGAAGTTCAAGAAGACTGGGCAGCTGTTATGCCTCAACTTGAGAAAATTGATTTCACTGGAAAAAAAGTAGCTGTTGCTGGTCTTGGAAATCAATTTGCTTTTGGGGAATCATTTGTAGGAGGAATGAGAGTCCTTTATGATGTTGTCATAAAAAATGGTGGAGAAGTTATTGGCTTCACTTCAAATGAAGGATATCGTTATGAAGAAAGTAATGCTGTTATAGGAGATCAATTTGTAGGTCTTGCTATTGATGAAAATAATCAGGATGACGAAACTCCTGAAAGAGTTATGAACTGGATTTCTGAACTTAAAAAGAATTTTTATTAA
- the rpmA gene encoding 50S ribosomal protein L27: MLFTLNIQLFAHKKGQGSVKNGRDSNPKYLGVKKYDGEAVKAGNIIIRQRGNKFHAGVNMGEGKDHTLFALIDGYVKFERLGKDKKQVSVYAEK; the protein is encoded by the coding sequence ATGTTATTTACATTAAATATACAATTATTTGCCCACAAAAAAGGACAAGGTTCTGTTAAAAACGGAAGAGACTCTAATCCTAAATACCTAGGAGTTAAGAAATATGATGGAGAAGCTGTTAAAGCTGGAAACATCATCATCAGACAAAGAGGTAACAAATTCCATGCTGGTGTAAACATGGGAGAAGGTAAAGACCATACATTATTCGCTTTAATAGACGGATATGTAAAATTTGAAAGATTAGGAAAAGACAAAAAACAAGTTTCTGTTTACGCAGAAAAATAG
- a CDS encoding YifB family Mg chelatase-like AAA ATPase, translated as MITKIKSLGYFGIEPFLVDVEVDISKGLPAFNIVGLGDTAINESKERIRAGIRNSGYKSEPKKITVNLTPANVKKMGTHFDLPIAVGIMEGNKIINIKKNILENYLFMGEISLTGEIKRTQGIVNGAILAKEKGYKGIVIPYENLKEGSLIKRIEIIPVKNLKDTVKFLETGEYEKYKLPEEDESNKVEIDFYDVKGQEKAKRALEICAAGGHNLLMVGTPGSGKTMLAKRIMTILPPMSEEEKIEVTKLYSISGELDEKNPIINKRPFRSPHHTSSSVSIIGGGKNPSLGEISLADKGVLFLDEIVEFKKDVLEALREPLEEKKVSVTRASYKAVFPADLIFIGACNPCKCGYAFEPGDLCTCSSGEISRYMKKLSGPILDRIDLKIEIKRLSEDELIGNPPRETSSEIKKRVIKAREIQRKRFGYDKLNGSMTRNDIEKFCILNEECKNILKAAVKTLNLSARSFDRILKTARTISDLENSKNIEKIHILEALSYRMEDL; from the coding sequence ATGATAACAAAAATTAAAAGTCTTGGATACTTTGGTATTGAACCATTCTTGGTTGATGTTGAAGTTGATATTTCAAAAGGACTTCCTGCTTTCAATATAGTAGGTTTGGGAGATACTGCCATAAATGAAAGCAAAGAAAGAATAAGAGCTGGAATAAGAAACAGTGGTTACAAATCAGAACCTAAAAAAATAACTGTAAACCTTACTCCTGCCAATGTAAAAAAAATGGGAACTCACTTTGATCTTCCTATTGCAGTTGGAATAATGGAAGGAAATAAAATTATAAATATTAAAAAAAATATTTTAGAAAATTATCTTTTTATGGGAGAAATTTCTCTTACTGGAGAAATAAAAAGAACACAAGGAATTGTTAATGGTGCAATTCTTGCAAAAGAAAAAGGGTATAAAGGAATTGTAATTCCATATGAAAATTTAAAAGAAGGAAGTCTTATAAAAAGAATTGAAATAATTCCTGTAAAAAATCTTAAAGATACTGTAAAATTCCTTGAAACAGGAGAGTATGAAAAATACAAACTTCCTGAAGAAGACGAAAGCAATAAAGTAGAAATTGATTTTTATGATGTAAAAGGGCAGGAAAAAGCTAAAAGAGCTTTAGAAATTTGTGCAGCAGGAGGACATAATCTCCTTATGGTCGGAACTCCAGGTTCTGGAAAAACAATGCTTGCAAAAAGAATAATGACAATCCTTCCTCCAATGAGTGAAGAAGAAAAAATAGAAGTTACAAAACTTTACAGTATTTCAGGAGAACTTGATGAAAAAAATCCTATAATTAATAAAAGACCTTTCAGAAGCCCTCATCATACAAGCAGCAGTGTTTCAATAATAGGAGGAGGAAAAAATCCCTCTCTTGGAGAAATTTCACTTGCAGACAAAGGAGTGCTTTTCCTTGATGAGATAGTTGAATTTAAAAAAGATGTTCTGGAAGCTTTAAGAGAACCACTGGAAGAAAAAAAGGTTTCTGTAACAAGAGCCTCTTATAAAGCTGTATTTCCTGCTGACCTTATATTTATAGGAGCATGTAATCCCTGTAAATGTGGTTATGCTTTTGAGCCAGGAGATTTATGTACTTGTTCTTCAGGAGAAATTTCAAGATATATGAAAAAATTATCAGGGCCTATCTTGGATAGAATTGATTTAAAAATAGAAATAAAAAGACTGAGTGAAGATGAACTTATTGGAAACCCTCCTCGTGAAACATCTTCTGAAATTAAAAAAAGAGTTATAAAAGCTAGAGAAATACAAAGAAAAAGATTTGGTTATGACAAATTAAACGGCAGTATGACTAGAAACGATATTGAAAAATTTTGTATTTTAAATGAAGAATGTAAAAATATTTTAAAAGCTGCAGTTAAAACTCTTAATCTTTCAGCTAGAAGTTTTGATAGAATTCTTAAAACAGCAAGGACAATAAGTGATTTAGAAAATTCAAAAAATATAGAAAAAATACATATTTTAGAAGCCCTTTCATATAGAATGGAAGATTTATAA
- a CDS encoding tRNA threonylcarbamoyladenosine dehydratase — protein MIFQREELLIGKENLNKLKNSHVIVFGTGGVGGFTVEALVRGGIGELTVVDYDTVDITNINRQIIALQNTIGLDKVTLIKERALSINPNIKIHAYKEKYNEETRDFFFEGKSYDYVVDAIDLVSSKLDLIETAVKKNIPVISSMGTGNKINPTMLEVSDITKTSVCPLAKVMRKELKTRGIKKLKVIYSKELPMKPLNEDGSREKSKNVGSISFVPSVAGLIIGGEVIKDICGLKNSGGN, from the coding sequence ATGATTTTCCAAAGAGAAGAACTCTTAATAGGTAAAGAAAATCTTAATAAATTAAAAAATTCTCATGTCATTGTTTTCGGAACAGGAGGAGTGGGAGGTTTTACTGTTGAAGCTCTTGTAAGAGGAGGAATAGGAGAACTTACTGTTGTAGACTATGACACTGTTGATATTACAAATATCAATAGACAGATAATTGCCCTGCAAAATACAATAGGTCTTGATAAAGTTACACTTATAAAAGAAAGAGCTCTTTCTATAAATCCAAATATAAAAATTCATGCTTATAAGGAAAAATATAATGAAGAAACAAGAGATTTCTTCTTTGAAGGTAAAAGTTATGACTATGTTGTAGATGCTATTGATCTTGTTTCATCAAAACTTGATTTAATAGAAACAGCTGTTAAAAAAAATATACCTGTAATCTCTTCTATGGGAACAGGAAATAAAATTAATCCCACTATGCTTGAAGTAAGTGATATCACTAAAACTTCAGTATGCCCTTTGGCAAAAGTTATGAGGAAAGAACTTAAAACAAGAGGAATAAAAAAACTTAAAGTTATTTACTCAAAAGAACTGCCTATGAAACCATTAAATGAAGATGGGAGCAGAGAAAAGTCAAAAAATGTTGGAAGTATTTCTTTTGTTCCTTCTGTTGCTGGACTTATTATAGGTGGAGAAGTAATAAAAGACATATGTGGTTTAAAAAATTCAGGAGGAAATTAA
- the ligA gene encoding NAD-dependent DNA ligase LigA, with translation MENIEIQIKNLREELERYNYYYYSKNESLISDIEYDKLLKKLESLEKEYPQFADNMSPSMNVGSSLKDTKFEKVTHKSPMLSLSNSYNIGDIEDFIKRAEKIISQESSVKNKIDYVLEVKLDGLSISVTYEKGKLVQAVTRGDGVIGEDVTENVMQIKSVPKFLKENIDIEVRGEIVLPISRFEELNKKRMEAGEETFANPRNAASGTLRQIDAEIVKERGLDCYFYFIVNSEKYNLSTHREALNYIEKLGLKTTGIGEVINSVQELEKRIEFWKDEREKLDYETDGMVIKVNSLDLWNILGSTTKSPRWAIAYKFPAKQVSTKLLDITWQVGRTGKVTPVAELEEAEVSGSKVKRASLHNFDEIKRKDIRIGDRVIIEKAAEIIPQVVKSIKEVRTGEEKIVVPPENCPVCGSLLEKEEGLVDLKCTNKHCMGKVQGRIEYFVSRDAMNIVGLGEKIIERFLELGFITNITDIYNLKNYRQDIAGLEKMGEKSVENLLNSIEESKKRDYSKTLYALGIPYVGKFLGNLLAEKSKNIDTLMKMSEEELLMIDGVGEKVAKSVFSFMRDSNNIETINRLKEFGVNFSLLKESKIEKDIFQGKNFLVTGKLERFSRKEIQEEIEKFGGKNLSAVSKNLDYLIVGKDAGSKLKKAQDIGTIKILSEEEFFQLIQG, from the coding sequence ATGGAAAATATAGAAATACAAATTAAAAATTTAAGAGAAGAACTGGAAAGATATAATTACTATTATTATTCTAAAAATGAAAGTTTAATATCTGATATTGAATACGATAAACTTTTAAAAAAGCTTGAAAGTCTTGAAAAAGAATATCCACAATTTGCAGATAATATGTCTCCAAGCATGAATGTAGGTTCTAGTTTAAAAGATACAAAATTTGAAAAAGTAACACATAAAAGCCCTATGCTTAGCCTTTCAAACAGCTACAATATAGGAGATATTGAAGATTTTATAAAAAGAGCTGAAAAAATAATTTCTCAGGAGAGCTCTGTTAAAAATAAAATTGACTATGTCCTTGAAGTTAAACTTGATGGTCTTTCTATAAGTGTAACTTATGAAAAAGGAAAACTTGTTCAAGCAGTAACAAGAGGTGACGGAGTTATTGGAGAAGATGTTACTGAAAATGTTATGCAGATTAAATCTGTTCCTAAGTTTTTAAAGGAAAATATAGATATTGAAGTAAGAGGAGAAATTGTTCTTCCTATAAGCAGATTTGAAGAACTTAATAAAAAAAGAATGGAAGCAGGGGAGGAAACCTTTGCCAATCCAAGAAATGCTGCCAGTGGAACTTTAAGACAAATAGATGCTGAAATTGTAAAAGAAAGAGGACTTGACTGCTATTTCTATTTTATAGTAAACAGCGAGAAATATAATCTTTCAACTCACAGAGAAGCACTTAATTATATTGAAAAACTTGGTCTTAAAACCACAGGAATAGGAGAAGTCATTAACTCTGTTCAAGAACTTGAAAAAAGAATAGAGTTTTGGAAAGATGAAAGAGAAAAACTTGATTATGAAACAGATGGAATGGTTATAAAAGTAAATAGCCTTGATCTTTGGAATATTCTTGGAAGTACTACTAAAAGTCCAAGATGGGCAATAGCATATAAATTTCCTGCTAAACAAGTTTCTACAAAGCTTCTTGATATAACATGGCAGGTAGGAAGAACAGGAAAAGTTACTCCTGTTGCTGAGCTTGAAGAGGCTGAAGTTTCTGGAAGTAAAGTAAAAAGAGCAAGCCTTCATAATTTTGATGAAATTAAAAGAAAAGATATAAGAATTGGTGACAGAGTGATAATAGAAAAAGCTGCTGAAATAATTCCTCAGGTTGTAAAATCTATTAAAGAAGTAAGAACAGGAGAAGAAAAAATTGTTGTTCCTCCTGAAAATTGTCCTGTATGTGGTTCTCTGCTTGAAAAAGAAGAGGGACTTGTAGATTTAAAATGTACAAATAAACATTGTATGGGAAAAGTACAAGGAAGAATTGAATATTTTGTTTCAAGAGATGCAATGAATATTGTAGGACTTGGAGAAAAAATTATTGAAAGATTTCTTGAACTTGGATTTATAACAAATATAACTGATATATACAATCTTAAAAATTACAGACAAGATATAGCAGGCTTAGAAAAAATGGGAGAAAAAAGCGTTGAAAACCTTTTAAATTCCATTGAAGAAAGTAAAAAAAGAGATTATTCAAAAACTCTTTATGCACTAGGAATACCTTATGTAGGAAAATTCTTAGGAAATCTTCTAGCTGAAAAAAGTAAAAACATAGATACACTTATGAAAATGTCTGAGGAAGAACTTCTTATGATAGATGGAGTGGGAGAAAAAGTTGCAAAATCTGTTTTTTCTTTTATGAGAGATTCTAATAATATAGAAACTATAAATCGTTTAAAAGAATTTGGTGTAAACTTTTCTCTTCTTAAAGAGTCTAAAATTGAGAAAGATATTTTTCAAGGAAAGAATTTCCTTGTTACAGGAAAGCTAGAAAGATTTTCAAGAAAAGAAATTCAAGAAGAAATTGAAAAATTTGGAGGAAAAAATCTTTCTGCTGTAAGTAAAAATCTTGATTATCTTATTGTTGGAAAAGATGCAGGAAGCAAATTAAAAAAAGCTCAGGATATTGGTACAATAAAAATATTATCAGAAGAAGAATTTTTCCAGCTTATACAAGGATAA
- the rplU gene encoding 50S ribosomal protein L21 → MYAVIKTGGKQYKVAEGDVLRVEKLNAEVNETVELTDVLLVANGEDVKVGTPVVEGAKVVVEVLSQGKGAKVVNFKYKPKTGNHRKKGHRQLFTEIKVTAINA, encoded by the coding sequence ATGTACGCAGTTATAAAAACTGGTGGTAAACAGTACAAAGTTGCAGAAGGTGATGTTTTAAGAGTAGAAAAGCTTAATGCTGAAGTTAATGAGACTGTAGAATTAACTGATGTTCTTTTAGTAGCTAATGGAGAAGATGTAAAAGTTGGAACTCCAGTAGTAGAAGGAGCTAAAGTTGTTGTAGAAGTATTAAGCCAAGGTAAAGGGGCTAAAGTAGTTAACTTCAAATACAAGCCAAAAACTGGAAATCACAGAAAAAAAGGTCACAGACAACTTTTCACTGAGATTAAAGTTACAGCAATCAATGCATAG
- a CDS encoding NrtA/SsuA/CpmA family ABC transporter substrate-binding protein, producing the protein MNIKKIFLSLSLILTVFTFTGCKSKQEELKEINISYAKGPLNIPSILIKNLNLAQEEFKDDKVKVNFHDVTSGPQQVQALMAGDLDILHAFGGTSAIISASNGADFIITNIYSRSPKGFILVTKSDKINSPKDLKGKKVGGPKGTVLHQLLAAALEKEDMNINDVEFINMKVNDCAAALEKGVIDAALLTGPAAENSLKHGAKLITSGEGLIQGVIVTAVSSDFYKKHPDMVKRFINLNKRTADFIENNFDKTSEIVSAETGLSKDDIKKLKEIYDFSPEITEKDIAELKNTQEFLLKNGLQENRIDIDKIILK; encoded by the coding sequence ATGAATATTAAAAAAATTTTTTTATCTTTAAGCTTAATTCTTACTGTTTTTACTTTCACAGGCTGTAAAAGTAAACAAGAAGAGTTAAAAGAAATAAATATAAGTTATGCTAAAGGACCTTTAAATATTCCTTCAATACTTATAAAAAATCTTAATCTTGCTCAGGAAGAGTTTAAAGACGATAAAGTAAAAGTAAATTTCCATGATGTTACTTCAGGTCCTCAGCAAGTTCAGGCTCTTATGGCAGGAGACTTAGATATCCTTCATGCTTTTGGAGGGACTTCTGCAATAATTTCTGCTTCAAATGGAGCTGATTTTATTATTACAAATATTTACAGCCGTTCTCCAAAAGGATTTATTCTTGTTACAAAATCTGATAAAATTAATTCTCCAAAAGACTTAAAAGGAAAAAAAGTGGGAGGACCTAAAGGAACTGTTCTTCATCAACTTTTAGCTGCTGCTCTTGAAAAAGAAGATATGAATATAAATGATGTTGAATTTATAAATATGAAAGTGAATGACTGTGCTGCTGCTCTTGAAAAGGGGGTTATTGATGCTGCTCTTCTTACAGGTCCTGCTGCTGAAAACTCTTTAAAACATGGAGCAAAACTTATTACTTCAGGAGAAGGGCTTATACAAGGAGTAATTGTTACTGCTGTAAGTTCTGATTTTTATAAAAAACATCCAGACATGGTAAAAAGATTTATAAATCTTAATAAAAGAACTGCTGATTTTATTGAAAATAATTTTGATAAAACTTCTGAAATTGTAAGTGCTGAAACAGGACTTTCAAAAGATGATATAAAAAAATTAAAAGAAATTTATGATTTTTCTCCTGAAATAACTGAAAAAGATATAGCTGAACTAAAAAATACACAGGAATTTCTCTTAAAAAATGGTTTACAAGAAAATAGAATTGATATTGATAAAATTATTTTAAAATAA
- a CDS encoding APC family permease, protein MQKKEYSLFTAIAMIVGTVIGSGIFFKSDNILVYTNGSIRDGILLFSLAAIGIIFGSLAIGVLASKTTKAGGLITYADEFSGKKTACAFGWFQVFIYYPAVTVVVSWVVGVYICMLFGINAAPELIGVIGLIAAIIYFIINALSATLGGYFQNCATIIKMIPLIIIAAAGFIYGDPYAAMPIAEKTASVPSSINWFAALGPIAFSYDGWVVSTSIAHEIKNSKRNLPIALIVGPIFVLAAYIFYFTGISFLIGPAQIIEMGDQHVNAAALKLFGEMGAKIILIFVIISVLGTLNGFILGFIRLPYSLALRGMFPMEEKLKKVNEKTHLPEYSALVAFIIACVWEYINYYVQKNNLIPNSDVSEIPIVASYILYIILYVCVIQLYLKGEVEGKIRGIIIPVLAIIGSLLIIIGGLQNPMTIIYFGICLAVIAVSLVFWSKKNN, encoded by the coding sequence ATGCAGAAAAAAGAATATAGTTTATTCACCGCTATTGCTATGATAGTTGGAACAGTAATAGGTTCGGGAATATTTTTTAAGAGTGACAATATTTTAGTATATACTAATGGAAGTATCAGAGATGGTATTTTATTATTTTCTCTGGCAGCTATAGGAATTATCTTTGGAAGTCTTGCCATTGGAGTTCTTGCTTCAAAAACTACAAAAGCTGGAGGACTTATCACATATGCTGATGAATTTTCAGGAAAGAAAACTGCCTGTGCTTTTGGATGGTTTCAGGTATTTATATATTATCCTGCTGTAACTGTTGTGGTTTCTTGGGTAGTTGGAGTATATATATGTATGCTTTTTGGTATAAATGCTGCACCTGAACTTATAGGAGTTATAGGACTTATAGCAGCAATAATATATTTTATTATCAATGCCCTTTCTGCAACTCTTGGAGGATATTTTCAAAATTGTGCAACAATTATAAAAATGATTCCACTTATAATAATAGCAGCAGCTGGATTTATTTATGGAGATCCATATGCAGCAATGCCTATAGCTGAAAAAACAGCTTCAGTTCCTTCTTCAATAAATTGGTTTGCAGCACTTGGGCCTATAGCCTTTTCTTATGACGGATGGGTTGTTTCCACTTCAATAGCACATGAGATTAAAAACTCAAAGAGAAATCTTCCCATTGCACTTATAGTAGGACCTATATTTGTTCTTGCTGCATATATATTCTATTTTACAGGAATAAGTTTTTTAATTGGACCTGCTCAAATTATAGAAATGGGAGATCAGCATGTTAATGCTGCAGCTTTAAAACTATTTGGAGAAATGGGAGCAAAAATTATTCTTATTTTTGTAATTATTTCTGTTCTTGGAACTCTTAATGGATTTATACTTGGATTTATCCGTCTTCCTTACTCTCTTGCTTTAAGAGGTATGTTCCCTATGGAAGAAAAATTAAAAAAAGTAAATGAAAAAACACATCTTCCTGAATATTCTGCACTTGTTGCATTTATTATTGCTTGTGTATGGGAATATATAAACTATTATGTTCAGAAAAATAATCTTATACCAAATTCTGATGTTTCTGAAATTCCTATAGTAGCAAGTTATATACTTTATATAATTCTTTATGTTTGTGTTATACAGTTATATTTAAAGGGAGAGGTTGAAGGAAAAATAAGAGGAATAATTATTCCTGTCCTTGCTATAATCGGATCTCTTCTTATTATAATAGGAGGTCTTCAAAATCCTATGACAATTATTTATTTTGGAATATGTCTTGCTGTTATAGCTGTTTCTCTTGTTTTCTGGAGTAAAAAAAATAATTAA
- a CDS encoding ribosomal-processing cysteine protease Prp, which produces MTEIEVLRKNGRIIKYKAAGHAEYDEYGSDIVCAALSTALQFPLAGFQDVLDIYPRFEISSEGLLSVDLADMDLKGKEREVHTLLESMLVIVRQLSKDYPKNIKLVEKEEI; this is translated from the coding sequence ATGACAGAGATTGAAGTTTTAAGAAAAAACGGCAGAATTATAAAATATAAAGCTGCTGGTCATGCAGAATATGACGAATATGGATCAGATATAGTGTGTGCAGCGCTATCTACAGCATTACAGTTTCCTCTTGCAGGATTTCAGGATGTTTTAGATATCTATCCAAGATTTGAAATATCATCTGAAGGTCTTTTATCAGTAGATTTAGCTGATATGGACTTGAAAGGTAAAGAAAGAGAAGTGCACACTCTTTTGGAAAGCATGTTGGTAATTGTAAGGCAATTATCAAAAGATTATCCTAAAAATATAAAGCTTGTAGAGAAGGAGGAAATTTAA